In a genomic window of Phyllostomus discolor isolate MPI-MPIP mPhyDis1 chromosome 5, mPhyDis1.pri.v3, whole genome shotgun sequence:
- the CCDC163 gene encoding transmembrane protein CCDC163 isoform X2, whose amino-acid sequence MSKSLSWSEQLDALLSATDGNVARIKQRLYPLGVSAAGDLTGTWISPHHLPPQSGTQAQQPWALETPIVPERLSWAEAHSTSLRDEVTILRSQLRSQAQVTEALRQAVQGLLEEQEQQKYQICALEASLRLLQGGPERKALLLEQRLDRLRRELQGLRIQVQEQAQAQIQAGPQKCSATSGLHQELQNERQLLWEESEILREELKLLRDQLTQHQELMLKQMAGGRQAQARSWKMLEQLQSGQEGKEAARIEAQDARRDQDLLRTSVHVLQSKLPLAATFATSLPSSSSEAIFENSNSTWELLRKLGEDLQKSTLSNLGPSNFQLQAQSIEQEDLSFNGPKILLSDL is encoded by the exons ATGAGTAAGAGTCTGAGCTGGTCCGAGCAGCTCGACGCGCTTCTCAGTGCTACTGATGGAAATGTGGCCAGGATTAAG cAGAGGTTGTATCCCCTTGGCGTCTCTGCTGCAG GAGACCTGACTGGAACCTGGATTTCCCCTCATCATTTGCCTCCCCAATCAGGAACCCAAGCTCAACAGCCTTGGGCTCTAGAGACTCCTATTGTGCCAGAGAGACTTAGTTGGGCTGAGGCCCATAGCACATCTCTCAGGGATGAAGTTACTATTCTCAGATCCCAGCTTCGATCGCAGGCTCAG GTGACTGAGGCACTAAGGCAAGCTGTGCAGGGCCTGCTGGAAGAGCAAGAGCAGCAGAAGTACCAAATTTGTGCACTGGAAG CATCACTAAGGTTGCTGCAGGGGGGCCCAGAGCGGAAGGCTCTTCTTTTGGAGCAACGCCTGGACAGGCTGAGAAGGGAACTGCAGGGTCTTCGAATCCAGGTGCAGGAACAGGCCCAAGCTCAGATACAAGCAGGACCACAAAAGTGCAGTGCTACCAGTGGCCTTCACCAAGAGCTGCAGAATGA GAGGCAACTGCtatgggaggagtcagagattttgagggaggaactgaagttgCTGCGGGACCAGCTGA CCCAGCATCAGGAGCTGATGCTGAAACAGATGGCTGGGGGCCGGCAAGCTCAAGCACGCAGCTGGAAG ATGTTGGAGCAGTTGCAGAGTGGCCAGGAGGGCAAGGAGGCTGCCAGGATAGAGGCCCAGGATGCCCGGCGGGACCAGGACCTCCTCAG GACTTCCGTCCATGTCCTCCAGTCTAAGCTACCCCTAGCTGCCACCTTTGCCACATCTCTTCCGTCATCTAGCTCTGAAGCCATTTTTGAAAACAGTAACAGTACCTGGGAACTTTTAAGGAAGCTAGGTGAGG ATCTCCAGAAGAGCACTCTTTCTAACCTGGGACCCAGCAactttcagctccaggcccagagcaTTGAGCAGGAGGACCTGTCCTTTAATGGCCCCAAGATACTCCTGAGTGACCTGTAA
- the CCDC163 gene encoding transmembrane protein CCDC163 isoform X1, translating into MSKSLSWSEQLDALLSATDGNVARIKQRLYPLGVSAAAGDLTGTWISPHHLPPQSGTQAQQPWALETPIVPERLSWAEAHSTSLRDEVTILRSQLRSQAQVTEALRQAVQGLLEEQEQQKYQICALEASLRLLQGGPERKALLLEQRLDRLRRELQGLRIQVQEQAQAQIQAGPQKCSATSGLHQELQNERQLLWEESEILREELKLLRDQLTQHQELMLKQMAGGRQAQARSWKMLEQLQSGQEGKEAARIEAQDARRDQDLLRTSVHVLQSKLPLAATFATSLPSSSSEAIFENSNSTWELLRKLGEDLQKSTLSNLGPSNFQLQAQSIEQEDLSFNGPKILLSDL; encoded by the exons ATGAGTAAGAGTCTGAGCTGGTCCGAGCAGCTCGACGCGCTTCTCAGTGCTACTGATGGAAATGTGGCCAGGATTAAG cAGAGGTTGTATCCCCTTGGCGTCTCTGCTGCAG CAGGAGACCTGACTGGAACCTGGATTTCCCCTCATCATTTGCCTCCCCAATCAGGAACCCAAGCTCAACAGCCTTGGGCTCTAGAGACTCCTATTGTGCCAGAGAGACTTAGTTGGGCTGAGGCCCATAGCACATCTCTCAGGGATGAAGTTACTATTCTCAGATCCCAGCTTCGATCGCAGGCTCAG GTGACTGAGGCACTAAGGCAAGCTGTGCAGGGCCTGCTGGAAGAGCAAGAGCAGCAGAAGTACCAAATTTGTGCACTGGAAG CATCACTAAGGTTGCTGCAGGGGGGCCCAGAGCGGAAGGCTCTTCTTTTGGAGCAACGCCTGGACAGGCTGAGAAGGGAACTGCAGGGTCTTCGAATCCAGGTGCAGGAACAGGCCCAAGCTCAGATACAAGCAGGACCACAAAAGTGCAGTGCTACCAGTGGCCTTCACCAAGAGCTGCAGAATGA GAGGCAACTGCtatgggaggagtcagagattttgagggaggaactgaagttgCTGCGGGACCAGCTGA CCCAGCATCAGGAGCTGATGCTGAAACAGATGGCTGGGGGCCGGCAAGCTCAAGCACGCAGCTGGAAG ATGTTGGAGCAGTTGCAGAGTGGCCAGGAGGGCAAGGAGGCTGCCAGGATAGAGGCCCAGGATGCCCGGCGGGACCAGGACCTCCTCAG GACTTCCGTCCATGTCCTCCAGTCTAAGCTACCCCTAGCTGCCACCTTTGCCACATCTCTTCCGTCATCTAGCTCTGAAGCCATTTTTGAAAACAGTAACAGTACCTGGGAACTTTTAAGGAAGCTAGGTGAGG ATCTCCAGAAGAGCACTCTTTCTAACCTGGGACCCAGCAactttcagctccaggcccagagcaTTGAGCAGGAGGACCTGTCCTTTAATGGCCCCAAGATACTCCTGAGTGACCTGTAA
- the CCDC163 gene encoding transmembrane protein CCDC163 isoform X6 has translation MSKSLSWSEQLDALLSATDGNVARIKQRLYPLGVSAAGTQAQQPWALETPIVPERLSWAEAHSTSLRDEVTILRSQLRSQAQVTEALRQAVQGLLEEQEQQKYQICALEASLRLLQGGPERKALLLEQRLDRLRRELQGLRIQVQEQAQAQIQAGPQKCSATSGLHQELQNERQLLWEESEILREELKLLRDQLTQHQELMLKQMAGGRQAQARSWKMLEQLQSGQEGKEAARIEAQDARRDQDLLRTSVHVLQSKLPLAATFATSLPSSSSEAIFENSNSTWELLRKLGEDLQKSTLSNLGPSNFQLQAQSIEQEDLSFNGPKILLSDL, from the exons ATGAGTAAGAGTCTGAGCTGGTCCGAGCAGCTCGACGCGCTTCTCAGTGCTACTGATGGAAATGTGGCCAGGATTAAG cAGAGGTTGTATCCCCTTGGCGTCTCTGCTGCAG GAACCCAAGCTCAACAGCCTTGGGCTCTAGAGACTCCTATTGTGCCAGAGAGACTTAGTTGGGCTGAGGCCCATAGCACATCTCTCAGGGATGAAGTTACTATTCTCAGATCCCAGCTTCGATCGCAGGCTCAG GTGACTGAGGCACTAAGGCAAGCTGTGCAGGGCCTGCTGGAAGAGCAAGAGCAGCAGAAGTACCAAATTTGTGCACTGGAAG CATCACTAAGGTTGCTGCAGGGGGGCCCAGAGCGGAAGGCTCTTCTTTTGGAGCAACGCCTGGACAGGCTGAGAAGGGAACTGCAGGGTCTTCGAATCCAGGTGCAGGAACAGGCCCAAGCTCAGATACAAGCAGGACCACAAAAGTGCAGTGCTACCAGTGGCCTTCACCAAGAGCTGCAGAATGA GAGGCAACTGCtatgggaggagtcagagattttgagggaggaactgaagttgCTGCGGGACCAGCTGA CCCAGCATCAGGAGCTGATGCTGAAACAGATGGCTGGGGGCCGGCAAGCTCAAGCACGCAGCTGGAAG ATGTTGGAGCAGTTGCAGAGTGGCCAGGAGGGCAAGGAGGCTGCCAGGATAGAGGCCCAGGATGCCCGGCGGGACCAGGACCTCCTCAG GACTTCCGTCCATGTCCTCCAGTCTAAGCTACCCCTAGCTGCCACCTTTGCCACATCTCTTCCGTCATCTAGCTCTGAAGCCATTTTTGAAAACAGTAACAGTACCTGGGAACTTTTAAGGAAGCTAGGTGAGG ATCTCCAGAAGAGCACTCTTTCTAACCTGGGACCCAGCAactttcagctccaggcccagagcaTTGAGCAGGAGGACCTGTCCTTTAATGGCCCCAAGATACTCCTGAGTGACCTGTAA
- the CCDC163 gene encoding transmembrane protein CCDC163 isoform X4, which translates to MSKSLSWSEQLDALLSATDGNVARIKQRLYPLGVSAAAGDLTGTWISPHHLPPQSGTQAQQPWALETPIVPERLSWAEAHSTSLRDEVTILRSQLRSQAQVTEALRQAVQGLLEEQEQQKYQICALEASLRLLQGGPERKALLLEQRLDRLRRELQGLRIQVQEQAQAQIQAGPQKCSATSGLHQELQNERQLLWEESEILREELKLLRDQLTQHQELMLKQMAGGRQAQARSWKMLEQLQSGQEGKEAARIEAQDARRDQDLLRTSVHVLQSKLPLAATFATSLPSSSSEAIFENSNSTWELLRKLDLQKSTLSNLGPSNFQLQAQSIEQEDLSFNGPKILLSDL; encoded by the exons ATGAGTAAGAGTCTGAGCTGGTCCGAGCAGCTCGACGCGCTTCTCAGTGCTACTGATGGAAATGTGGCCAGGATTAAG cAGAGGTTGTATCCCCTTGGCGTCTCTGCTGCAG CAGGAGACCTGACTGGAACCTGGATTTCCCCTCATCATTTGCCTCCCCAATCAGGAACCCAAGCTCAACAGCCTTGGGCTCTAGAGACTCCTATTGTGCCAGAGAGACTTAGTTGGGCTGAGGCCCATAGCACATCTCTCAGGGATGAAGTTACTATTCTCAGATCCCAGCTTCGATCGCAGGCTCAG GTGACTGAGGCACTAAGGCAAGCTGTGCAGGGCCTGCTGGAAGAGCAAGAGCAGCAGAAGTACCAAATTTGTGCACTGGAAG CATCACTAAGGTTGCTGCAGGGGGGCCCAGAGCGGAAGGCTCTTCTTTTGGAGCAACGCCTGGACAGGCTGAGAAGGGAACTGCAGGGTCTTCGAATCCAGGTGCAGGAACAGGCCCAAGCTCAGATACAAGCAGGACCACAAAAGTGCAGTGCTACCAGTGGCCTTCACCAAGAGCTGCAGAATGA GAGGCAACTGCtatgggaggagtcagagattttgagggaggaactgaagttgCTGCGGGACCAGCTGA CCCAGCATCAGGAGCTGATGCTGAAACAGATGGCTGGGGGCCGGCAAGCTCAAGCACGCAGCTGGAAG ATGTTGGAGCAGTTGCAGAGTGGCCAGGAGGGCAAGGAGGCTGCCAGGATAGAGGCCCAGGATGCCCGGCGGGACCAGGACCTCCTCAG GACTTCCGTCCATGTCCTCCAGTCTAAGCTACCCCTAGCTGCCACCTTTGCCACATCTCTTCCGTCATCTAGCTCTGAAGCCATTTTTGAAAACAGTAACAGTACCTGGGAACTTTTAAGGAAGCTAG ATCTCCAGAAGAGCACTCTTTCTAACCTGGGACCCAGCAactttcagctccaggcccagagcaTTGAGCAGGAGGACCTGTCCTTTAATGGCCCCAAGATACTCCTGAGTGACCTGTAA
- the CCDC163 gene encoding transmembrane protein CCDC163 isoform X5 encodes MSKSLSWSEQLDALLSATDGNVARIKRLYPLGVSAAGDLTGTWISPHHLPPQSGTQAQQPWALETPIVPERLSWAEAHSTSLRDEVTILRSQLRSQAQVTEALRQAVQGLLEEQEQQKYQICALEASLRLLQGGPERKALLLEQRLDRLRRELQGLRIQVQEQAQAQIQAGPQKCSATSGLHQELQNERQLLWEESEILREELKLLRDQLTQHQELMLKQMAGGRQAQARSWKMLEQLQSGQEGKEAARIEAQDARRDQDLLRTSVHVLQSKLPLAATFATSLPSSSSEAIFENSNSTWELLRKLGEDLQKSTLSNLGPSNFQLQAQSIEQEDLSFNGPKILLSDL; translated from the exons ATGAGTAAGAGTCTGAGCTGGTCCGAGCAGCTCGACGCGCTTCTCAGTGCTACTGATGGAAATGTGGCCAGGATTAAG AGGTTGTATCCCCTTGGCGTCTCTGCTGCAG GAGACCTGACTGGAACCTGGATTTCCCCTCATCATTTGCCTCCCCAATCAGGAACCCAAGCTCAACAGCCTTGGGCTCTAGAGACTCCTATTGTGCCAGAGAGACTTAGTTGGGCTGAGGCCCATAGCACATCTCTCAGGGATGAAGTTACTATTCTCAGATCCCAGCTTCGATCGCAGGCTCAG GTGACTGAGGCACTAAGGCAAGCTGTGCAGGGCCTGCTGGAAGAGCAAGAGCAGCAGAAGTACCAAATTTGTGCACTGGAAG CATCACTAAGGTTGCTGCAGGGGGGCCCAGAGCGGAAGGCTCTTCTTTTGGAGCAACGCCTGGACAGGCTGAGAAGGGAACTGCAGGGTCTTCGAATCCAGGTGCAGGAACAGGCCCAAGCTCAGATACAAGCAGGACCACAAAAGTGCAGTGCTACCAGTGGCCTTCACCAAGAGCTGCAGAATGA GAGGCAACTGCtatgggaggagtcagagattttgagggaggaactgaagttgCTGCGGGACCAGCTGA CCCAGCATCAGGAGCTGATGCTGAAACAGATGGCTGGGGGCCGGCAAGCTCAAGCACGCAGCTGGAAG ATGTTGGAGCAGTTGCAGAGTGGCCAGGAGGGCAAGGAGGCTGCCAGGATAGAGGCCCAGGATGCCCGGCGGGACCAGGACCTCCTCAG GACTTCCGTCCATGTCCTCCAGTCTAAGCTACCCCTAGCTGCCACCTTTGCCACATCTCTTCCGTCATCTAGCTCTGAAGCCATTTTTGAAAACAGTAACAGTACCTGGGAACTTTTAAGGAAGCTAGGTGAGG ATCTCCAGAAGAGCACTCTTTCTAACCTGGGACCCAGCAactttcagctccaggcccagagcaTTGAGCAGGAGGACCTGTCCTTTAATGGCCCCAAGATACTCCTGAGTGACCTGTAA
- the CCDC163 gene encoding transmembrane protein CCDC163 isoform X7, protein MSKSLSWSEQLDALLSATDGNVARIKRLYPLGVSAAGTQAQQPWALETPIVPERLSWAEAHSTSLRDEVTILRSQLRSQAQVTEALRQAVQGLLEEQEQQKYQICALEASLRLLQGGPERKALLLEQRLDRLRRELQGLRIQVQEQAQAQIQAGPQKCSATSGLHQELQNERQLLWEESEILREELKLLRDQLTQHQELMLKQMAGGRQAQARSWKMLEQLQSGQEGKEAARIEAQDARRDQDLLRTSVHVLQSKLPLAATFATSLPSSSSEAIFENSNSTWELLRKLGEDLQKSTLSNLGPSNFQLQAQSIEQEDLSFNGPKILLSDL, encoded by the exons ATGAGTAAGAGTCTGAGCTGGTCCGAGCAGCTCGACGCGCTTCTCAGTGCTACTGATGGAAATGTGGCCAGGATTAAG AGGTTGTATCCCCTTGGCGTCTCTGCTGCAG GAACCCAAGCTCAACAGCCTTGGGCTCTAGAGACTCCTATTGTGCCAGAGAGACTTAGTTGGGCTGAGGCCCATAGCACATCTCTCAGGGATGAAGTTACTATTCTCAGATCCCAGCTTCGATCGCAGGCTCAG GTGACTGAGGCACTAAGGCAAGCTGTGCAGGGCCTGCTGGAAGAGCAAGAGCAGCAGAAGTACCAAATTTGTGCACTGGAAG CATCACTAAGGTTGCTGCAGGGGGGCCCAGAGCGGAAGGCTCTTCTTTTGGAGCAACGCCTGGACAGGCTGAGAAGGGAACTGCAGGGTCTTCGAATCCAGGTGCAGGAACAGGCCCAAGCTCAGATACAAGCAGGACCACAAAAGTGCAGTGCTACCAGTGGCCTTCACCAAGAGCTGCAGAATGA GAGGCAACTGCtatgggaggagtcagagattttgagggaggaactgaagttgCTGCGGGACCAGCTGA CCCAGCATCAGGAGCTGATGCTGAAACAGATGGCTGGGGGCCGGCAAGCTCAAGCACGCAGCTGGAAG ATGTTGGAGCAGTTGCAGAGTGGCCAGGAGGGCAAGGAGGCTGCCAGGATAGAGGCCCAGGATGCCCGGCGGGACCAGGACCTCCTCAG GACTTCCGTCCATGTCCTCCAGTCTAAGCTACCCCTAGCTGCCACCTTTGCCACATCTCTTCCGTCATCTAGCTCTGAAGCCATTTTTGAAAACAGTAACAGTACCTGGGAACTTTTAAGGAAGCTAGGTGAGG ATCTCCAGAAGAGCACTCTTTCTAACCTGGGACCCAGCAactttcagctccaggcccagagcaTTGAGCAGGAGGACCTGTCCTTTAATGGCCCCAAGATACTCCTGAGTGACCTGTAA
- the CCDC163 gene encoding transmembrane protein CCDC163 isoform X3 — translation MSKSLSWSEQLDALLSATDGNVARIKRLYPLGVSAAAGDLTGTWISPHHLPPQSGTQAQQPWALETPIVPERLSWAEAHSTSLRDEVTILRSQLRSQAQVTEALRQAVQGLLEEQEQQKYQICALEASLRLLQGGPERKALLLEQRLDRLRRELQGLRIQVQEQAQAQIQAGPQKCSATSGLHQELQNERQLLWEESEILREELKLLRDQLTQHQELMLKQMAGGRQAQARSWKMLEQLQSGQEGKEAARIEAQDARRDQDLLRTSVHVLQSKLPLAATFATSLPSSSSEAIFENSNSTWELLRKLGEDLQKSTLSNLGPSNFQLQAQSIEQEDLSFNGPKILLSDL, via the exons ATGAGTAAGAGTCTGAGCTGGTCCGAGCAGCTCGACGCGCTTCTCAGTGCTACTGATGGAAATGTGGCCAGGATTAAG AGGTTGTATCCCCTTGGCGTCTCTGCTGCAG CAGGAGACCTGACTGGAACCTGGATTTCCCCTCATCATTTGCCTCCCCAATCAGGAACCCAAGCTCAACAGCCTTGGGCTCTAGAGACTCCTATTGTGCCAGAGAGACTTAGTTGGGCTGAGGCCCATAGCACATCTCTCAGGGATGAAGTTACTATTCTCAGATCCCAGCTTCGATCGCAGGCTCAG GTGACTGAGGCACTAAGGCAAGCTGTGCAGGGCCTGCTGGAAGAGCAAGAGCAGCAGAAGTACCAAATTTGTGCACTGGAAG CATCACTAAGGTTGCTGCAGGGGGGCCCAGAGCGGAAGGCTCTTCTTTTGGAGCAACGCCTGGACAGGCTGAGAAGGGAACTGCAGGGTCTTCGAATCCAGGTGCAGGAACAGGCCCAAGCTCAGATACAAGCAGGACCACAAAAGTGCAGTGCTACCAGTGGCCTTCACCAAGAGCTGCAGAATGA GAGGCAACTGCtatgggaggagtcagagattttgagggaggaactgaagttgCTGCGGGACCAGCTGA CCCAGCATCAGGAGCTGATGCTGAAACAGATGGCTGGGGGCCGGCAAGCTCAAGCACGCAGCTGGAAG ATGTTGGAGCAGTTGCAGAGTGGCCAGGAGGGCAAGGAGGCTGCCAGGATAGAGGCCCAGGATGCCCGGCGGGACCAGGACCTCCTCAG GACTTCCGTCCATGTCCTCCAGTCTAAGCTACCCCTAGCTGCCACCTTTGCCACATCTCTTCCGTCATCTAGCTCTGAAGCCATTTTTGAAAACAGTAACAGTACCTGGGAACTTTTAAGGAAGCTAGGTGAGG ATCTCCAGAAGAGCACTCTTTCTAACCTGGGACCCAGCAactttcagctccaggcccagagcaTTGAGCAGGAGGACCTGTCCTTTAATGGCCCCAAGATACTCCTGAGTGACCTGTAA
- the CCDC163 gene encoding transmembrane protein CCDC163 isoform X8: MSKSLSWSEQLDALLSATDGNVARIKQRLYPLGVSAAAGDLTGTWISPHHLPPQSGTQAQQPWALETPIVPERLSWAEAHSTSLRDEVTILRSQLRSQAQVTEALRQAVQGLLEEQEQQKYQICALEASLRLLQGGPERKALLLEQRLDRLRRELQGLRIQVQEQAQAQIQAGPQKCSATSGLHQELQNERQLLWEESEILREELKLLRDQLTQHQELMLKQMAGGRQAQARSWKISRRALFLTWDPATFSSRPRALSRRTCPLMAPRYS; encoded by the exons ATGAGTAAGAGTCTGAGCTGGTCCGAGCAGCTCGACGCGCTTCTCAGTGCTACTGATGGAAATGTGGCCAGGATTAAG cAGAGGTTGTATCCCCTTGGCGTCTCTGCTGCAG CAGGAGACCTGACTGGAACCTGGATTTCCCCTCATCATTTGCCTCCCCAATCAGGAACCCAAGCTCAACAGCCTTGGGCTCTAGAGACTCCTATTGTGCCAGAGAGACTTAGTTGGGCTGAGGCCCATAGCACATCTCTCAGGGATGAAGTTACTATTCTCAGATCCCAGCTTCGATCGCAGGCTCAG GTGACTGAGGCACTAAGGCAAGCTGTGCAGGGCCTGCTGGAAGAGCAAGAGCAGCAGAAGTACCAAATTTGTGCACTGGAAG CATCACTAAGGTTGCTGCAGGGGGGCCCAGAGCGGAAGGCTCTTCTTTTGGAGCAACGCCTGGACAGGCTGAGAAGGGAACTGCAGGGTCTTCGAATCCAGGTGCAGGAACAGGCCCAAGCTCAGATACAAGCAGGACCACAAAAGTGCAGTGCTACCAGTGGCCTTCACCAAGAGCTGCAGAATGA GAGGCAACTGCtatgggaggagtcagagattttgagggaggaactgaagttgCTGCGGGACCAGCTGA CCCAGCATCAGGAGCTGATGCTGAAACAGATGGCTGGGGGCCGGCAAGCTCAAGCACGCAGCTGGAAG ATCTCCAGAAGAGCACTCTTTCTAACCTGGGACCCAGCAactttcagctccaggcccagagcaTTGAGCAGGAGGACCTGTCCTTTAATGGCCCCAAGATACTCCTGA
- the MMACHC gene encoding cyanocobalamin reductase / alkylcobalamin dealkylase isoform X1, translated as MEPQVTELKQKIENTLCPFGFEVYPFQVAWYNALLPPAFQLHLPGPTLAFLVLSTPAMFDRALKPFLQSCHLQSLTDPVDQCVAYHLGRVRESLPELQVEVIADYEVHPNRRPKILAQTAAHVAGAAYYYRRQDVEADPWGTQRISGVCIHPRFGGWFAIRGVVLLPGVEVPDLPPTKPLDCVPARADRIALLEGFNFHWRDWAYRDVVTPQERYSEEQKAYFSTPPAQRLALLGLAQPSEQPSSSSPELLLTTLIPNRPQNPSRTQGWLGPRASPPATPGP; from the exons ATGGAGCCTCAAGTCACAGAACTGAAGCAGAAAATTGAGAACACGTTGTGCCCTTTTGGCTTCGAGGTTTACCCCTTCCAG GTGGCATGGTACAATGCACTCCTACCTCCAGCCTtccagctacacctgccaggacCTACCCTGGCTTTCCTGGTACTCAGCACACCTGCCATGTTTGACCGGGCCCTCAAGCCCTTCCTGCAGAGCTGCCACCTCCAATCACTGACTGACCCCGTGGACCAGTGTGTGGCCTACCATCTGGGCCGCGTTAGAGAG AGCCTCCCAGAGCTGCAAGTGGAAGTCATCGCTGACTACGAGGTACACCCCAACCGGCGCCCCAAGATCCTGGCCCAGACAGCAGCCCATGTGGCAGGGGCTGCTTACTACTACCGACGACAGGATGTAGAGGCTGACCCCTGGGGAACCCAG CGTATATCAGGTGTGTGCATACATCCCCGATTTGGGGGCTGGTTTGCCATTCGAGGGGTAGTGCTGCTGCCAGGAGTAGAGGTGCCAGATCTGCCACCCACTAAACCCCTCGACTGTGTACCAGCAAGAGCTGACCGAATTGCCCTGCTTGAAGGCTTCAATTTTCATTGGCGTGACTGGGCGTACAGGGATGTTGTGACACCTCAGGAGCGCTACTCAGAAGAGCAGAAAGCCTACTTTTCCACACCACCTGCCCAACGCTTGGCATTGTTGGGCTTGGCCCAACCCTCAGAACAGCCTAGCTCTTCATCCCCAGAGCTTCTCTTGACCACACTCATACCCAACAGGCCTCAGAATCCCAGCAGAACCCAAGGGTGGCTCGGCCCCAGGGCCTCACCACCTGCAACTCCTGGTCCTTGA
- the MMACHC gene encoding cyanocobalamin reductase / alkylcobalamin dealkylase isoform X2, producing MEPQVTELKQKIENTLCPFGFEVYPFQVAWYNALLPPAFQLHLPGPTLAFLVLSTPAMFDRALKPFLQSCHLQSLTDPVDQCVAYHLGRVRERISGVCIHPRFGGWFAIRGVVLLPGVEVPDLPPTKPLDCVPARADRIALLEGFNFHWRDWAYRDVVTPQERYSEEQKAYFSTPPAQRLALLGLAQPSEQPSSSSPELLLTTLIPNRPQNPSRTQGWLGPRASPPATPGP from the exons ATGGAGCCTCAAGTCACAGAACTGAAGCAGAAAATTGAGAACACGTTGTGCCCTTTTGGCTTCGAGGTTTACCCCTTCCAG GTGGCATGGTACAATGCACTCCTACCTCCAGCCTtccagctacacctgccaggacCTACCCTGGCTTTCCTGGTACTCAGCACACCTGCCATGTTTGACCGGGCCCTCAAGCCCTTCCTGCAGAGCTGCCACCTCCAATCACTGACTGACCCCGTGGACCAGTGTGTGGCCTACCATCTGGGCCGCGTTAGAGAG CGTATATCAGGTGTGTGCATACATCCCCGATTTGGGGGCTGGTTTGCCATTCGAGGGGTAGTGCTGCTGCCAGGAGTAGAGGTGCCAGATCTGCCACCCACTAAACCCCTCGACTGTGTACCAGCAAGAGCTGACCGAATTGCCCTGCTTGAAGGCTTCAATTTTCATTGGCGTGACTGGGCGTACAGGGATGTTGTGACACCTCAGGAGCGCTACTCAGAAGAGCAGAAAGCCTACTTTTCCACACCACCTGCCCAACGCTTGGCATTGTTGGGCTTGGCCCAACCCTCAGAACAGCCTAGCTCTTCATCCCCAGAGCTTCTCTTGACCACACTCATACCCAACAGGCCTCAGAATCCCAGCAGAACCCAAGGGTGGCTCGGCCCCAGGGCCTCACCACCTGCAACTCCTGGTCCTTGA